One genomic segment of Leishmania major strain Friedlin complete genome, chromosome 6 includes these proteins:
- a CDS encoding kinesin-like protein — protein sequence METEMAPAPSASSPTQLQGDGHTRDTGETKLLYSEVIRVVTAAGRLTRPISSPYMLEVLRPPAGGTDHGRSAHRPSMPTRQSLPHRLGNGGSGGGGSSKAARVYAFDYCAGPSTTQEEFFDMLEMPALCEAALTGETVTVLCFGQTGSGKTYSLSGRTLPAPATAGPVSDAPTPLVAEDGLQYQAVHYIARRLKELRRSSRRLKSKRGDSDCAGKGSADCGDDGGVSGASVGASASGATVVTAKCSYVELYQESLYDLLQPDGGDGVRCRWSAAASSFFVEGSLMVECRGREDFLLVLREGQRNRQRGSHALNLDSSRSHVVFTVFFEVRDEAVVATSAEGVDSDGAPSSSPPPGASAPLSSTRYGRLVFVDLAGSERLKKTLSTSNAEAGSINKSLFTLGRVLELLSASPPAPSTQVPTSAAPSDAMPPAKASTQQPPFIPYRSSVLTQLLMHSLDGHGRTVMVACVSPSALHLEESLRTLHYAERARHIRATPVVHVDAATQARMALEEKVQELRQENALLRRALGLPRVGKLQDGQVDARLEELHRAWAAAQLATPPHEASPRSAATSPQLSSTSRKEPPPQQRPATWVSPSRPAVPLVSNGATAASGAVGLRTSSPQTVVMSSTESEADDGSPSATGNADLPSSVPRAAAVSILDLLEALPDTRLMQT from the coding sequence ATGGAGACCGAGATGGCACCCGCGCCAAGCGCATCGTCACCGACACAGCTGCAGGGCGACGGCCACACGCGCGACACCGGCGAGACGAAGTTGCTGTATTCCGAAGTCATTCGTGTGGTCACAGCTGCGGGCCGACTCACGCGACCCATCTCTAGTCCGTAcatgctggaggtgctgcggccgccggccGGGGGGACCGACCATGGCCGCAGCGCTCATCGGCCCTCCATGCCTACCCGTCAATCACTACCGCATCGCCTCGGgaacggcggcagtggcggcgggggcagcagcaaagcAGCGAGGGTCTACGCCTTTGACTACTGCGCCGGCCCCAGCACGACGCAGGAGGAGTTCTTCGACATGTTGGAGATGCCGGCGCTCTGCGAGGCTGCGCTGACGGGTGAGACGGTGACGGTACTGTGCTTTGGGCAAacaggcagcggcaagacgTACTCGCTAAGCGGCCGGACGCTcccggcgccggcgactgCGGGGCCAGTCTCCGACGCCCCTACGCCGCTGGTCGCCGAGGATGGGCTGCAGTACCAGGCCGTGCACTACATCGCGCGTCGACTCAAGGAGCTGCGTCGGTCGTCAAGGAGGCTCAAGAGCAAGCGCGGAGACAGCGACTGCGCCGGAAAGGGCTCTGCCGATTGCGGCGATGATGGtggcgtcagcggcgcgtcTGTTGGAGCTTCTGCCTCCGGGGCCACGGTGGTGACGGCGAAGTGCTCCTACGTCGAACTCTACCAAGAGTCCCTCTACGACTTGCTCCAGCCAGACGGTGGCGACGGggtgcggtgccgctggtCGGCCGCGGCCTCGTCTTTCTTTGTAGAGGGCTCACTGATGGTGgagtgccgcggccgcgaGGACTTCCTgcttgtgctgcgcgagggACAGAGAAatcggcagcgcggcagccacgCACTCAACCTGGACAGCAGCCGCTCGCACGTCGTCTTCACCGTCTTCTTCGAAGTGCGAGACGAGGCGGTCGTCGCAACCTCTGCCGAGGGTGTCGACAGTGACGGCGCACCGTCGtcctctccgccgcctggCGCCTCAGCTCCCCTCTCGTCCACCCGGTACGGGCGACTCGTCTTTGTGGATCTGGCTGGATCGGAGCGGCTCAAGAAGACGCTTTCGACTAGTAATGCGGAGGCGGGGTCTATCAACAAGTCCCTCTTCACCCTCGGTCGTGTGCTGGAgctcctctccgcctcgccgcctgcaccgtCTACGCAGGTGCCcacatcagcagcaccgtccGACGCTATGCCACCGGCGAAGGCGTcaacgcagcagccgccattCATTCCCTACCGTTCCAGCGTTCTCACTCAGCTCCTCATGCACAGCCTGGATGGGCACGGCCGAACCGTGATGGTCGCCTGCGTGAGTCCgagcgcgctgcacctcgaGGAGTCCCTGCGCACGCTCCACTACGCGGAGCGGGCGCGCCACATTCGCGCGACACCGGTCGTGCACGTCGACGCCGCGACGCAGGCGCGGATGGCCCTTgaggagaaggtgcaggAACTGCGGCAGGAgaatgcgctgctgcgccgcgcgctgGGGCTTCCGCGAGTCGGCAAATTGCAGGACGGGCAAGTCGACGCGCGGCTGGAAGAGCTACATCGCGCGTGGGCCGCGGCTCAGCTTGCTACACCTCCGCATGAGGCATCGCCACGGAGTGCTGCCACTTCTCCACAGCTGTCCTCGACTTCACGAAAGGAACCGCCGCCACAACAGCGACCGGCGACGTGGGTGAGTCCGTCGCGCCCTGCCGTGCCACTCGTGTCGAATGGAGCCACTGCCGCATCAGGCGCAGTCGGCCTCCGGACATCATCACCGCAGACGGTGGTGATGTCCTCCACGGAGAGCGAAGCGGATGATGGGTCGCCAAGCGCCACGGGCAACGCCGATCTACCGTCGAGTGTCCCGCGAGCCGCCGCGGTGAGCATCTTGGacctgctggaggcgcttCCGGACACACGGTTGATGCAGACATAG